In one Silene latifolia isolate original U9 population chromosome 10, ASM4854445v1, whole genome shotgun sequence genomic region, the following are encoded:
- the LOC141607373 gene encoding uncharacterized protein LOC141607373, with amino-acid sequence MDEKWFYITEGNETVYVVEGEELPHRSCQSKRYITKMMFMCAVSRPIYGEDGECIFDGKIGMFPFTNQVPAAKPSRNRPRGILETKPIESITKQVIKDCLIHQVIPAIKSVWPEGFSKHIYIQQDNVRPHIKNDDPDFMAAANSDGFNIELVFQPPNSPDLNVNDLGYFKALQSLQKKKAAKTVDDLVNEVMQAFIDYSSSKLNNIFLSLQAVMIEMMKCKGDNNFSLPYMGKGHLAAIGMLPRNLIVDEVLVRQCIEHMQGLGKTEGLEYTMTELGYNVEAIVDQLNGM; translated from the coding sequence ATGGATGAGAAGTGGTTCTATATTACGGAAGGCAATGAAACAGTGTACGTAGTCGAGGGGGAGGAGCTTCCTCATAGAAGCTGTCAATCAAAGAGGTACATCACAAAAATGATGTTCATGTGTGCAGTCAGCAGACCTATTTatggtgaagatggtgaatgCATATTTGATGGTAAAATAGGCATGTTTCCATTTACTAATCAAGTTCCAGCAGCTAAGCCAAGCAGAAATAGGCCAAGGGGTATATTAGAGACTAAGCCTATTGAGTCCATCACAAAACAAGTAATCAAGGATTGTCTAATTCATCAAGTAATTCCAGCAATTAAGAGTGTTTGGCCAGAAGGTTTTAGCAAGCATATTTACATACAACAAGACAATGTTAGGCCACACATCAAGAATGATGATCCTGATTTTATGGCAGCAGCAAATTCAGATGGATTTAATATTGAGTTAGTATTTCAGCCCCCTAACTCACCAGACCTAAACGTTAATGACCTTGGGTATTTCAAGGCTCTACAATCATTACAAAAAAAGAAGGCAGCAAAGACAGTGGATGACCTAGTGAATGAAGTAATGCAAGCATTTATCGATTACAGTTCAAGCAAACTCAACAACATTTTCTTATCATTACAAGCAGTTATGATAGAGATGATGAAGTGTAAGGGTGATAACAATTTTTCACTCCCTTATATGGGGAAGGGTCATCTAGCTGCAATTGGCATGTTACCAAGGAATCTAATTGTCGATGAAGTTTTAGTAAGGCAATGCATTGAACATATGCAGGGTTTAGGTAAAACTGAAGGGTTAGAATACACAATGACTGAACTAGGATATAATGTTGAAGCTATAGTAGATCAGTTAAATGGAATGTAA